One Leptospira wolbachii serovar Codice str. CDC genomic region harbors:
- the mnmC gene encoding FAD-dependent 5-carboxymethylaminomethyl-2-thiouridine(34) oxidoreductase MnmC, which produces MDHQEKIAVVVGAGIAGASVCFALKKRNIRTILIDSDTGPAKHASGNPIGVVYPFLTKHKTSESEFSLAAFQFFLSIWRNYHLEKLVPHADGIYFLMDTKEVYDRYANAILSHQILDQTAKESTEPFSDSPALFFPEGKSISPADLTKQILALSDPITKYSCKLLSWVEEENKSKVLCQTSEGEIECDYLFLTQGYQFADDPHLEWLPLRKVRGQILKIPEQKPTNTYGILYGDYLTAAIGGYQVLGATFDEFKLEEEPRPEESESMWKELLNRLPNLSAEWVPQNPRLFPTRVSYRTQSQDRHPIVGKLPNISKLDLSIKYQNLLRNSDKKMNIPYYESVGILNGLGSRGLTHALYSAEILVSSMLEETSPIPETTFKSLKPDRFLIRMWKRDQLT; this is translated from the coding sequence ATGGATCATCAGGAAAAAATTGCAGTTGTTGTGGGAGCAGGAATCGCTGGCGCTAGCGTTTGTTTTGCGTTAAAAAAAAGGAACATACGAACCATTCTCATAGATTCAGACACAGGACCTGCAAAACATGCAAGTGGGAACCCCATTGGTGTGGTGTATCCGTTCCTCACCAAACACAAAACATCCGAGTCGGAATTTTCCTTAGCAGCATTCCAATTCTTTCTATCCATTTGGCGAAATTACCATTTAGAAAAACTTGTTCCTCATGCAGATGGCATTTATTTTTTAATGGATACGAAGGAAGTTTACGATCGTTATGCGAACGCAATCCTTTCTCATCAAATCCTAGACCAAACCGCAAAAGAAAGTACCGAACCATTCTCAGATTCCCCTGCTCTTTTTTTTCCCGAAGGAAAATCAATTTCTCCAGCAGATCTAACAAAACAAATCCTGGCTCTATCTGACCCAATCACAAAATATTCCTGTAAATTACTTAGTTGGGTGGAAGAAGAAAATAAATCGAAAGTTCTCTGCCAAACTTCGGAAGGCGAAATCGAATGCGATTATTTATTCCTAACCCAAGGATACCAGTTTGCAGACGATCCTCATTTGGAATGGCTTCCCTTACGGAAAGTGAGAGGCCAAATTCTAAAAATTCCAGAGCAAAAACCGACAAATACTTACGGAATTTTATATGGTGATTATCTCACTGCTGCGATTGGGGGATACCAGGTTTTAGGTGCTACATTTGATGAATTCAAATTAGAAGAAGAGCCAAGGCCAGAAGAATCCGAATCTATGTGGAAAGAACTACTCAATAGATTGCCAAATCTTTCCGCAGAATGGGTACCACAAAACCCTCGTTTGTTTCCCACAAGAGTAAGTTATAGAACCCAATCGCAAGACCGCCATCCCATTGTTGGCAAATTACCGAATATTTCCAAACTCGACTTATCTATTAAATACCAAAATTTATTAAGGAATTCGGATAAAAAGATGAATATCCCTTATTATGAATCTGTGGGGATTCTCAACGGACTTGGTTCACGAGGACTTACCCATGCGTTATATTCCGCGGAAATTCTCGTTTCCTCTATGTTGGAAGAAACAAGTCCAATACCAGAAACAACTTTTAAGTCCCTGAAACCTGACCGGTTTTTGATTCGTATGTGGAAACGAGACCAGCTAACATAG
- the flhF gene encoding flagellar biosynthesis protein FlhF, which translates to MDFVKIRGKDLQDCIMQMKMKYGPEAHLYDQRVITEGGLFGTGLMAQRMYEIDVGVPEKQNSKERIERKLKDLKELIKQKQRTESLPESGLVGIGSNHSASIGNGGNLRKKNIDAVRPFSERRRRQNPPVYEIEAHEERPVGLSLSEAKDSFVEVTTPTKPQIPDRHPHIQKLVDRLLNEGMSSGFLEEMAIALERRLSAVDLTRYANVTDKAVTYLEERIQIDSDLFSGTPRGKRKIIFFVGPTGSGKTTSIAKLAAKYSLHMGKKVSLYTTDNYRIAAIDQLKFYADAMGLPFYAAKDLRKMKETIVRDGSELILVDTAGYSHRKSENLEKLQEFYQVFGEKDYIETVLVLSSTVSKDNALAVAKAYESVGYKRILLTKLDEAEFLGSVVELADTIHREFAFLSVGQDVPFDILNASKKLLAECVIFPEKLKGIAGEVFEKTV; encoded by the coding sequence ATGGATTTTGTAAAAATCCGAGGTAAAGACTTACAAGACTGCATCATGCAGATGAAGATGAAATACGGTCCAGAGGCACATCTCTATGACCAACGAGTGATCACAGAAGGTGGACTCTTTGGCACAGGGCTTATGGCCCAACGTATGTATGAAATCGATGTGGGTGTCCCCGAAAAACAAAACTCCAAAGAGAGAATTGAACGCAAGTTAAAGGATCTCAAAGAACTTATCAAACAAAAACAGAGAACGGAATCCCTTCCCGAATCAGGCCTTGTGGGGATTGGATCCAACCACTCGGCATCTATAGGAAATGGTGGGAACCTTCGGAAAAAGAACATTGATGCCGTGCGACCTTTTTCAGAACGCCGTCGTAGACAAAATCCCCCAGTTTACGAAATCGAAGCGCATGAAGAAAGACCAGTTGGTCTTTCCCTTTCCGAAGCTAAGGACTCTTTCGTAGAGGTAACAACTCCTACCAAACCACAAATACCAGATCGTCACCCACATATCCAAAAGCTCGTGGATCGTCTGTTAAATGAAGGAATGTCATCTGGATTTCTGGAAGAGATGGCGATCGCTCTGGAACGCAGGTTATCTGCAGTGGACCTCACTCGTTATGCGAATGTTACCGATAAAGCAGTCACATATTTAGAAGAAAGAATCCAAATTGACTCCGATCTTTTTAGTGGAACCCCACGTGGGAAACGTAAGATCATTTTCTTTGTAGGACCTACTGGGTCTGGAAAAACAACCTCCATTGCAAAACTAGCTGCTAAATACAGTTTGCACATGGGTAAAAAAGTTTCCCTTTATACAACGGACAACTACCGGATTGCTGCCATCGACCAACTTAAATTTTATGCGGATGCGATGGGATTGCCTTTCTATGCCGCCAAAGATTTACGCAAAATGAAAGAGACAATTGTCCGTGATGGATCCGAACTCATCCTTGTTGATACGGCAGGTTATTCCCATAGAAAGTCAGAAAACCTGGAAAAACTTCAGGAATTCTACCAAGTTTTTGGGGAAAAGGATTATATTGAAACAGTCCTAGTGCTTTCCTCCACTGTCTCAAAAGACAATGCTCTTGCAGTGGCAAAGGCTTACGAATCGGTCGGGTACAAAAGAATTTTATTAACGAAGCTAGATGAAGCAGAATTTTTAGGTTCTGTAGTGGAATTAGCCGATACTATTCACAGGGAATTCGCATTTTTAAGTGTAGGCCAGGATGTTCCTTTTGATATCCTAAATGCCTCGAAAAAACTTCTTGCCGAATGTGTAATTTTTCCGGAAAAATTGAAAGGGATAGCGGGCGAGGTCTTCGAAAAGACCGTGTAA
- the mnmD gene encoding tRNA (5-methylaminomethyl-2-thiouridine)(34)-methyltransferase MnmD has translation MTNPQEKDTHNTIEFKDGVPVSVLFDDVYFSKQGGWEESQFVFVSGNEIQSKLEGNDKPTFRIGELGFGSGLNVFVTLDVWKLSKNPPPVTFISLEGYPLTANILLTLNASYPDKDLWFEELICSYESATQTWEKDPSKNLWTYHWKHTYNQNSFTLQVYFGDIKDCLPNFPEIHSWYLDGFSPGKNPDMWSSEVLKQLREKSIVGTSFATFSSAGFLRRNLAELGFVVEKKKGFGRKREMISGFLK, from the coding sequence ATGACAAACCCCCAAGAGAAAGACACGCACAACACTATAGAATTCAAAGACGGAGTGCCGGTTTCCGTGTTATTCGATGATGTGTATTTCTCCAAACAAGGTGGGTGGGAAGAATCACAGTTTGTCTTTGTGAGTGGGAACGAAATCCAATCGAAGTTGGAGGGAAATGACAAACCCACGTTTCGCATTGGCGAATTAGGATTTGGGTCCGGGCTCAATGTTTTCGTCACTTTAGATGTTTGGAAATTATCCAAAAACCCTCCACCCGTTACATTCATTAGTCTAGAGGGATATCCTTTAACGGCAAACATTTTACTAACATTAAACGCAAGTTATCCGGACAAGGACCTTTGGTTTGAAGAATTAATTTGTTCCTATGAATCTGCAACCCAAACATGGGAAAAAGATCCTTCCAAAAACCTATGGACTTATCATTGGAAGCATACATATAACCAAAACTCATTTACCTTACAAGTTTACTTTGGGGATATCAAAGACTGTCTGCCGAATTTTCCAGAAATCCATTCTTGGTATTTAGATGGATTTTCACCGGGGAAAAATCCTGACATGTGGTCTTCTGAGGTACTAAAGCAGTTACGCGAAAAATCCATCGTTGGAACTAGTTTTGCAACTTTCTCCTCTGCCGGTTTTTTACGAAGAAACCTCGCCGAACTTGGGTTTGTTGTAGAAAAGAAAAAAGGATTCGGTCGAAAACGCGAGATGATTTCTGGATTTTTAAAATAA